Proteins from a single region of Choristoneura fumiferana chromosome 27, NRCan_CFum_1, whole genome shotgun sequence:
- the RabX1 gene encoding RAS oncogene family member RabX1, which yields MKVVEAKIVVLGAQGVGKTSLVVRYIGKMFSKHISPTIGASFFTCNINVDGARIKLQVWDTAGQERFRSMAPMYYRNANAALLVYDITSVGSFVAVKSWVKELQSNVPEPMVLALVGNKCDLHEARSVPLSEAKQYAAAIGAQYCETSALHDQGIEQVFLSTATSLLQVSSTALGSSLRSYDSADGDNERIPTGTPTSDPATHTGKVELPAWSIDSIAHGEPTRSLCC from the exons atgaaGGTTGTGGAAGCAAAAATAGTTGTTTTAGGAGCTCAAG GAGTGGGCAAAACGAGCCTGGTGGTCCGTTACATAGGAAAGATGTTCTCGAAGCACATATCTCCGACCATTGGCGCTTCGTTCTTCACCTGCAACATCAATGTGGATGGGGCCAGGATCAAATTACAG GTATGGGACACAGCGGGCCAGGAGCGGTTCCGATCCATGGCTCCCATGTACTACAGGAACGCTAACGCAGCCCTCTTAGTTTATGACATTACCAGCGTCGGCAGCTTCGTCGCCGTCAAGAGTTGGGTCAAGGAGCTGCAGAG CAACGTCCCAGAGCCAATGGTGCTGGCGCTGGTTGGCAACAAATGCGACCTACATGAGGCCCGGAGCGTCCCCCTCTCGGAGGCTAAACAGTACGCGGCCGCCATCGGCGCGCAGTACTGCGAGACATCCGCCCTGCATGACCAG ggcATAGAGCAGGTGTTCCTGAGCACGGCGACGTCACTGTTGCAGGTGTCCAGCACGGCGCTGGGCTCGTCGCTGCGCTCGTACGACTCCGCTGACGGCGACAACGAAAGGATACCGACAG GTACTCCAACAAGCGATCCTGCGACTCACACAGGCAAGGTGGAACTGCCAGCTTGGAGCATCGACAGCATCGCCCACGGAGAACCGACCAGGAGCCTGTGCTGCTGA